Proteins encoded by one window of Microplitis mediator isolate UGA2020A chromosome 1, iyMicMedi2.1, whole genome shotgun sequence:
- the LOC130676004 gene encoding uncharacterized protein LOC130676004, with amino-acid sequence MKWLAWFSKLEPRGDNISNKVELEITDLKEFRRLFCIELCLLTVGGSTLVMMVVHILLGIFHPEAFSNYGMTIGIFTIVLAKIVPHALFPYNKDSKYPCTIFYAFGVAQLIMVGMVFLLVNRLDSLWRVAHFMGDDKNQVFTSLLFQINFVLQSTLVMLLFERINIPTRNDYILKTKSWEIQKCKPSLLILFLIYTLLLLFYIINLVILLNKKL; translated from the exons ATGAAATGGTTAGCTTGGTTTTCTAAGCTTGAACCCCGTGGGGATAATATCTCAAATAAAGTCGAATTGGAAATCACGGATCTAAAAGAATTTCGTCGTTTGTTCTGTATCGAACTATGTTTACTCACCG TGGGTGGCTCGACATTGGTAATGATGGTAGTGCATATTTTACTCGGTATATTTCACCCTGAAGCTTTTTCCAATTATGGGATGACGATAGGTATTTTCACAATCGTATTAGCAAAGATTGTACCGCATGCTTTATTTCCATATAATAAGGACTCAAAATATCCATGTACAATTTTCTATGCATTTGG TGTTGCTCAACTGATAATGGTCGGTATGGTGTTTCTATTAGTGAACAGACTGGACTCATTGTGGAGAGTAGCTCACTTCATGGgtgatgataaaaatcaaGTTTTCACGTCATTACTTTTCCAGATTAATTTTGTCTTACAATCCACGTTGGTAATGTTGTTGTTCGAAAGAATCAATATTCCTACTAGGAATGATTAcatattaaaaacaaaaagttgggAAATCCAAAAGTGTAAACCTTCAttgctcattttatttttaatttacactcttctgttattgttttatatcataaatttagttattcttctcaataaaaaactataa